A region from the Methanofollis liminatans DSM 4140 genome encodes:
- a CDS encoding ATP-binding protein: MMNLHAIETEGAAFRLIGTSVLSYRFIVPHDELLCVGDLLKIQDTVKGLAFFGKVTDILHDCNFADPKWDTRSYTRHFYQMGEDVFLGVDAVPLGYLDQEKKFRRPNTIPAKFSLVSVATADDLDFLRGLMGEIEVGVMKTGQGVLEGVRVALHARVMAQHMGVFATTGMGKSNFMKIFSASCMREKQFGLLIVDPHGEYATGGRSSTGESTKGLIHYTAGRDGLAVFTIDEESVKKYSFSRLRLEYDDVRASDLNLLFDHSDAQRDVLELLEDVNGAELIGFFQDTDFETFDPAKEATYPENHKATAKQLCGFHPGTLKVIARHVQILTRTNAAFLKPSGSAIEEIISALEENRVVLIDIPKMGERSELFALSVIARRIMQRHREWGVAREEEPPQVLIAIEEAQRVLGAGGRRTQIFREAAMEGRKFGVGLCVVTQQPKNIDPRVLAQLNTFVVMGLGDRGDRDIVASSAKQDLSRMDTEIQTLDTGEAVISTLKIPFPVSTRIHLFDEYIARLNRERRSSLDEGLHRGFS; this comes from the coding sequence ATGATGAATTTGCACGCTATTGAAACCGAAGGCGCCGCCTTCAGGCTGATCGGCACCAGCGTCCTCTCGTACCGCTTCATCGTCCCCCACGACGAACTCCTCTGCGTCGGCGACCTCCTGAAAATCCAGGACACGGTCAAAGGACTCGCCTTTTTCGGGAAGGTCACCGACATCCTCCACGACTGCAACTTCGCCGACCCGAAGTGGGACACGCGGTCCTATACGAGGCACTTCTACCAGATGGGCGAGGACGTCTTCCTGGGCGTCGACGCCGTCCCCCTCGGCTACCTCGACCAGGAGAAGAAGTTCAGGCGGCCAAACACGATCCCGGCAAAGTTCTCTTTGGTCTCGGTCGCCACCGCAGACGACCTCGACTTCCTGCGCGGCCTGATGGGCGAGATCGAGGTCGGGGTGATGAAGACCGGGCAGGGCGTCCTGGAAGGCGTCAGGGTCGCCCTCCACGCGCGGGTGATGGCCCAGCACATGGGCGTGTTTGCGACGACCGGGATGGGAAAGAGCAACTTCATGAAGATCTTCTCTGCCTCGTGCATGAGGGAGAAGCAGTTCGGGCTCCTGATCGTCGACCCGCACGGGGAGTACGCCACCGGCGGGCGCTCATCGACCGGGGAATCGACGAAAGGGCTCATCCACTACACGGCCGGGAGGGACGGTCTCGCCGTCTTCACGATCGACGAGGAGAGCGTGAAGAAATACTCGTTCTCCAGGCTCAGGCTCGAGTACGACGACGTGCGGGCCTCCGACCTCAACCTCCTCTTCGACCACTCGGACGCCCAGCGCGATGTCCTCGAACTCCTGGAGGACGTGAACGGCGCAGAACTGATCGGCTTCTTCCAGGACACCGACTTCGAGACCTTCGATCCGGCAAAAGAGGCGACGTATCCGGAAAATCATAAAGCGACTGCCAAACAACTTTGCGGTTTCCACCCGGGCACCCTGAAGGTGATCGCCCGCCACGTCCAGATCCTCACCCGGACGAACGCCGCCTTCTTAAAACCCTCGGGCTCGGCGATCGAGGAGATCATCTCCGCCCTGGAGGAGAACCGGGTGGTGCTCATCGACATCCCGAAGATGGGCGAGCGCAGCGAACTCTTCGCCCTCTCGGTGATCGCCCGGCGGATCATGCAGCGCCACCGCGAGTGGGGCGTCGCACGCGAAGAGGAGCCCCCGCAGGTGCTCATCGCCATCGAGGAGGCGCAGCGGGTGCTCGGAGCAGGCGGACGGCGGACGCAGATCTTCCGCGAGGCGGCGATGGAGGGGCGGAAGTTCGGCGTCGGGCTCTGCGTCGTCACCCAGCAGCCAAAGAACATCGACCCCCGCGTGCTCGCCCAGCTCAACACCTTCGTGGTGATGGGGCTCGGGGACCGCGGCGACCGCGATATCGTCGCGAGCAGCGCAAAACAGGACCTCTCCCGCATGGACACCGAGATCCAGACCCTCGATACCGGCGAGGCGGTGATCTCCACGCTGAAGATACCTTTCCCGGTGAGCACCAGGATCCATCTCTTCGACGAGTATATCGCAAGACTGAACAGGGAGAGACGTTCTTCCCTCGATGAAGGACTGCACCGGGGCTTTTCCTAG
- a CDS encoding formate/nitrite transporter family protein: MVFHPPVAIVAKAGDVGKYKVGLPAWNMILRGFMSGAYIAMGAGLATVCATGAAGFLGAGMAKVILGSVFPVGLIITVLTGAELFTGDAMLAPMAAFIHKISWASVINLWIWVYIGNLIGSLIYAYIMSMGPLTSWNAAGVGVANAFGVNAVAIAVGKISYFSAPAVWSLFLKAIGCNWLVNLAILLGICADDAVGKFFGIWFPIMAFVSTGFEHCVANMYFIPAGIMTAPYLTAEQAAGIGANLQSLSWATFVTNNLIVVTIGNIVGGLLFVGVIYWVAFKKEIAALK; encoded by the coding sequence ATGGTGTTCCATCCTCCAGTAGCAATTGTCGCAAAGGCGGGTGACGTCGGCAAGTACAAGGTCGGCCTGCCCGCATGGAACATGATCCTGAGAGGGTTCATGTCAGGAGCCTACATCGCCATGGGTGCCGGTCTGGCAACCGTCTGTGCCACGGGTGCAGCCGGCTTCCTCGGTGCCGGTATGGCAAAGGTGATCCTGGGTTCCGTCTTCCCCGTTGGGCTTATCATCACCGTCCTTACCGGTGCAGAACTCTTCACCGGCGACGCGATGCTCGCCCCGATGGCCGCGTTTATCCACAAGATCTCCTGGGCCAGCGTGATCAACCTCTGGATCTGGGTCTATATCGGCAACCTGATCGGCTCGCTCATCTACGCCTACATCATGTCAATGGGCCCCCTGACCAGCTGGAACGCTGCAGGTGTCGGTGTTGCAAACGCCTTTGGCGTGAACGCCGTGGCCATTGCAGTGGGCAAGATATCGTACTTCAGTGCTCCAGCCGTATGGTCGCTCTTCCTTAAGGCGATCGGCTGTAACTGGCTCGTCAACCTGGCTATCCTCCTCGGCATCTGCGCCGACGACGCGGTAGGCAAGTTCTTCGGCATCTGGTTCCCGATCATGGCCTTCGTTTCGACCGGGTTCGAGCACTGTGTCGCAAACATGTACTTCATCCCGGCAGGCATCATGACCGCACCATACCTCACCGCCGAACAGGCCGCAGGCATCGGTGCAAACCTCCAGAGCCTCAGCTGGGCAACCTTTGTGACCAACAACCTGATCGTCGTTACCATCGGCAACATCGTTGGTGGCCTGCTCTTCGTCGGCGTCATTTACTGGGTCGCCTTCAAGAAAGAGATCGCGGCACTCAAGTAA
- a CDS encoding AAA family ATPase: MLLHRLVMRNFKRYREEELRFADGITGIVGNNGAGKSTIVEAVVFALYGLQGGSGGAYIVSSFAGKKERCEVRLDFSVGGVEYAVTRTYRRTETSVQHDAALFMEGAHLAEGVSDVALQVRRILGMGPEDFRHTVFAAQKDLLSLLDRQPGKRKEWFMRVLGIDHLRDEGLAALKERLDLVERDLDGIGGRLAEVDEEATAVRLEETGVQVREAVVAIAETDAALSRAEEEARVLVERLRTLEEEERLHLRLSEGRQAAERDVARFKGDEERRSAEISACSALLAECETLAAAEERDHEILEAFDAAEERRQVYERCAERFQNLLAAAGETKQRLEGLDAALARLDVERERFERLRPAVERLGEVRRCLEEERGREAQDRDLQAGIGAAEERVRRIEHSLAALEAGIAALAGKQTELERLIPQIADYEDLSAVAAHMQEIARLLPEIGAEEQAIARLREDLGRLQGEGEAPGEIEAAIEGVQAALGTVSEEMARAVAESERLNAAHEDLAREIKALRAIGPDSPCPTCHRPLHDHYDRLLADLNGKAGETLAEIRALDARARDLTGERDRLAARQKVLAAAARAAGERAREIAVLEEGVRARGERIRALKQAVDAEEEGLAALGSPGYDTERHRLVKERCADLEAMKGRFDRLSGECAALPEKIREREGLVQEAEAARAAIERALAMRAALGFQAGNLHALQEEEDRLQAVWKEYLAAETRLAGRAAIEEERAAALSRFEEQRRAMQACSTAMEEIGHDEERHSLLRKEAGAARARRDRHVEVKIATGHLPAREEELAAVKGALHEAEERLQEIVAKIQALGFDPAVLQAVQEEGRRAAERCAALREDLAGKRRDLAHREEVRVDLAARLERARALRGQAAALHTEREHLKLARSLISEYAAYLLGVVRGRLEGVVGEVLGEITDGRYDTVFIDEDFTPLINDMGEDYPAERFSGGEQDDIAIALRIALSRYLAEVRGVQDATVLIFDEIFGSQDEERRANLIRALRTQEAHFPQIFLISHVGEVQEEFETTLRVEAGPGPESHVEALE; this comes from the coding sequence ATGCTCCTGCATAGGCTGGTCATGCGCAACTTCAAGCGCTACCGCGAGGAGGAACTCAGGTTTGCCGACGGGATCACCGGGATCGTCGGGAACAACGGGGCTGGTAAGAGCACGATCGTGGAGGCGGTCGTTTTCGCCCTGTACGGCCTCCAGGGCGGGAGCGGGGGGGCCTATATCGTCTCCTCGTTCGCCGGCAAAAAGGAGCGCTGCGAGGTCCGCCTGGACTTCTCGGTCGGCGGCGTGGAGTATGCGGTGACGCGGACCTACCGGCGGACCGAGACCTCGGTCCAGCACGACGCCGCCCTTTTCATGGAGGGGGCGCACCTCGCCGAGGGGGTGAGCGACGTCGCCCTCCAGGTGAGGCGGATCCTGGGGATGGGGCCGGAGGACTTCAGGCACACGGTCTTCGCCGCCCAGAAAGACCTCCTCTCCCTCCTGGACCGGCAGCCGGGCAAGCGGAAGGAATGGTTCATGCGCGTGCTCGGGATCGACCACCTCAGGGACGAGGGGCTTGCTGCCCTGAAGGAGCGCCTCGATCTGGTCGAGCGCGACCTCGACGGAATCGGCGGGCGGCTGGCCGAAGTCGACGAGGAGGCGACGGCCGTGCGGCTGGAGGAGACCGGCGTTCAGGTGCGCGAGGCCGTCGTCGCCATTGCAGAGACAGACGCCGCCCTCTCCCGCGCGGAGGAGGAGGCGAGGGTGCTCGTCGAGCGCCTCCGCACCCTCGAAGAAGAGGAGCGCCTCCACCTCCGCCTCAGTGAGGGGCGGCAGGCGGCAGAGCGCGACGTGGCGAGGTTTAAGGGTGATGAGGAGCGGCGTTCGGCAGAGATCAGCGCCTGTTCAGCACTCCTTGCCGAGTGCGAGACGCTCGCCGCCGCGGAAGAGAGGGACCATGAGATCCTGGAGGCGTTCGACGCCGCCGAAGAGCGGCGGCAGGTCTACGAGCGCTGTGCCGAACGGTTCCAGAACCTCCTCGCCGCGGCCGGGGAGACGAAGCAGCGGCTCGAGGGGCTCGATGCCGCCCTGGCGCGGCTCGATGTCGAGAGGGAGAGGTTCGAGAGGCTGCGCCCCGCGGTGGAGCGGCTGGGCGAGGTGCGGCGGTGCCTTGAGGAGGAGCGGGGGAGAGAGGCGCAGGACCGCGATCTCCAGGCCGGAATCGGTGCCGCAGAAGAGCGGGTGCGCAGGATCGAGCACTCCCTTGCCGCGCTCGAGGCCGGTATCGCGGCCCTTGCCGGGAAGCAGACCGAACTCGAACGGTTGATCCCCCAGATTGCGGACTACGAGGATCTTTCCGCCGTAGCGGCGCATATGCAGGAGATCGCCAGGCTCTTGCCCGAGATCGGGGCCGAGGAGCAGGCGATCGCAAGGCTCAGGGAGGACCTCGGCAGGCTGCAGGGGGAGGGAGAGGCACCCGGCGAGATCGAGGCGGCGATCGAGGGAGTGCAGGCTGCCCTCGGCACCGTCTCCGAAGAAATGGCCAGGGCGGTGGCCGAGAGTGAGAGGCTCAACGCGGCGCACGAGGACCTGGCCAGGGAGATCAAAGCCCTCAGGGCGATCGGTCCCGACTCGCCCTGCCCCACCTGCCACCGCCCACTCCACGACCACTACGACCGCCTCCTCGCCGACCTTAACGGGAAGGCCGGGGAGACCCTCGCCGAGATCAGGGCCCTGGATGCGCGGGCCCGGGACCTGACAGGGGAGCGCGATCGCCTCGCGGCCCGCCAGAAGGTCCTCGCCGCGGCGGCCCGGGCCGCAGGGGAGCGCGCCAGGGAGATCGCCGTCCTCGAAGAGGGCGTACGAGCCAGGGGCGAGCGGATCAGGGCCCTCAAGCAGGCCGTCGACGCAGAGGAGGAGGGGCTCGCCGCCCTCGGGTCACCGGGCTATGACACTGAACGGCACCGGCTGGTGAAGGAGCGGTGCGCCGACCTTGAAGCGATGAAGGGGCGCTTTGACCGTCTCTCTGGCGAGTGCGCCGCCCTGCCGGAGAAGATCAGGGAGCGCGAAGGGCTCGTCCAGGAGGCAGAGGCGGCCCGCGCCGCGATCGAGCGCGCCCTGGCCATGCGTGCAGCCCTCGGTTTTCAGGCCGGGAATCTGCACGCTCTCCAGGAGGAGGAAGACAGGCTCCAGGCGGTGTGGAAGGAGTACCTGGCGGCCGAGACGCGCCTTGCCGGGCGAGCGGCGATCGAGGAGGAGAGAGCCGCTGCACTTTCCCGCTTCGAGGAGCAGCGCCGTGCCATGCAGGCGTGCAGCACCGCAATGGAGGAGATCGGCCACGACGAGGAGCGGCACTCCCTCCTCAGGAAGGAGGCCGGGGCCGCCAGGGCGCGGCGTGATCGCCATGTCGAGGTGAAGATCGCCACCGGGCACCTGCCGGCACGGGAGGAGGAGCTGGCGGCGGTAAAGGGTGCGCTTCATGAGGCAGAGGAGCGGCTCCAGGAGATTGTGGCGAAGATCCAGGCCCTCGGCTTCGATCCCGCCGTCCTGCAGGCGGTGCAGGAGGAGGGACGGCGGGCCGCCGAGCGGTGCGCCGCTCTCAGGGAGGACCTTGCCGGAAAGCGGCGCGACCTCGCCCACCGTGAAGAGGTGCGGGTCGATCTCGCCGCCAGGCTGGAGCGGGCCCGCGCCCTGAGGGGGCAGGCGGCCGCCCTGCACACGGAGCGCGAGCACCTGAAACTCGCCCGCTCCCTCATCTCCGAATATGCCGCCTACCTCCTCGGCGTGGTGCGGGGCCGGCTCGAAGGCGTCGTCGGCGAGGTGCTCGGCGAGATCACCGACGGCCGCTACGACACCGTCTTCATCGACGAGGACTTCACGCCCCTGATCAACGATATGGGCGAGGACTACCCGGCCGAGCGCTTCTCGGGCGGCGAACAGGACGACATCGCCATCGCCCTGCGCATCGCCCTCTCCCGCTACCTGGCCGAGGTGCGCGGCGTCCAGGACGCCACCGTCCTCATCTTCGACGAGATCTTCGGGAGCCAGGACGAGGAGCGGCGGGCCAACCTGATACGGGCGCTGCGGACCCAGGAGGCCCACTTCCCGCAGATCTTCCTGATCTCCCATGTCGGCGAGGTGCAGGAGGAGTTCGAGACGACGCTGCGCGTCGAGGCCGGGCCTGGCCCTGAGAGCCACGTGGAGGCCCTTGAGTGA
- a CDS encoding DNA double-strand break repair nuclease NurA, producing the protein MIPVDPGDVAAVLAWMAHIRPSDLAERFAACGGFDASSYLPCPPACPGHIAAVDGSNAEVLASGSFSVAVVRAVEVTYLGGKRAHAGESPLRAFRIGPERENLAYADLYAECFDGALPARSLENEDRSEAAATLRDTLEYWVARRLAESLDAGDVLLLDGALRVGHESHRPVLMDILRKAAGRGVLVAAVTKAAAATWGNGIPLVPAAAALARRLGVAGPWYLEIPATLGDAVRHLEWDFGATYVACLHPGSPHPFKVDLPVGTSPDEAARTFSALAAYADDGRVTGYPFPLFDAHRMAAITADQTEFVKQQVIGALSGRGMTEREYQELFGDMHDEFARY; encoded by the coding sequence GTGATCCCGGTCGATCCCGGCGACGTCGCCGCCGTCCTTGCATGGATGGCGCACATCCGTCCCTCTGACCTTGCCGAACGCTTCGCCGCCTGCGGAGGCTTTGACGCCTCGTCCTATCTCCCCTGCCCTCCTGCATGCCCCGGGCACATCGCCGCGGTGGACGGGAGCAATGCCGAGGTGCTGGCCTCGGGGAGTTTCTCGGTGGCGGTCGTGCGGGCGGTCGAGGTCACCTATCTCGGGGGAAAAAGGGCGCATGCCGGGGAGAGCCCGCTCAGGGCCTTTCGGATCGGGCCTGAACGGGAAAATTTGGCGTATGCCGATCTCTATGCAGAATGCTTCGACGGCGCCCTCCCGGCACGATCCCTCGAGAATGAGGACCGTTCAGAGGCCGCCGCCACCCTGCGCGACACCCTGGAGTACTGGGTCGCACGCCGCCTCGCGGAGAGCCTGGACGCCGGCGACGTCCTCCTCCTGGACGGCGCCCTCAGGGTGGGCCACGAGAGCCACCGCCCGGTCTTGATGGATATCCTCAGGAAGGCTGCCGGGCGCGGCGTCCTGGTGGCGGCGGTGACCAAGGCGGCGGCGGCGACCTGGGGGAACGGCATCCCCCTCGTCCCGGCCGCCGCGGCGCTGGCTCGCCGGCTCGGCGTCGCGGGCCCATGGTACCTCGAGATCCCGGCCACCCTGGGCGACGCCGTGCGCCACCTGGAGTGGGACTTTGGCGCCACCTATGTCGCCTGCCTCCACCCCGGATCGCCGCACCCCTTCAAGGTGGACCTGCCGGTCGGCACCTCGCCTGACGAGGCGGCCAGGACGTTCTCGGCCCTTGCCGCCTATGCCGACGACGGCCGGGTCACCGGCTACCCCTTCCCCCTCTTCGACGCCCACCGCATGGCCGCAATCACCGCCGATCAGACGGAGTTCGTGAAGCAGCAGGTGATCGGGGCGCTTTCAGGACGGGGCATGACAGAGCGCGAATACCAGGAATTGTTCGGAGATATGCATGATGAATTTGCACGCTATTGA
- a CDS encoding chloride channel protein codes for MTGGATPSQRILLIAIVVGVISGVGALLFFEGLEIGTHFFMETIVGFNLPEEGQSIADISLWSPPETPWLILPVICFGGLLSGLLVYTFAPEAEGHGTDAAIRAFHGDGRIRRRIPLLKAITAIITISTGGSAGREGPTAQISAGFGSIVADYLGLSEKERRIAIATGIGAGIGTIFKAPLGGAILAAEVLYRRDFESDAIVPGFLASVIGYAIFGTFEGFDPIFSPVAVSWTIPQLPFFLVLGVICAGFGILYIRTFYGTKKVFSAFFERYGIPNHVKPLAGAFLTGAVAVGLCYFSPETAVIGLAGLGTGYGFVQLALYSMLPLSVLLVIPFVKILTTSLTIGSGGSGGVFAPGMMIGAVAGGAVGMAFHTVLPGMVPLDLVPGFVVVGMIALFGAISNAPIAVLIMVVEMTGNFSLFVPAMGAVAVAYVLAREETIFLEQVQSKAESGAHRGEFEVDVLEAIRVGGVMVPAPSVISLSPEDPCTKVFSLISTTTHTGYPVLEGDRLVGIITTRDVRELLAGGDLSRPVGERMTRSPLTIHEGRTLEEALRVMIEHDIHHLPVVGDGDPDRLTGFLTRTDLMLAHTRFIASSGRGRQK; via the coding sequence ATGACCGGCGGCGCCACACCTTCGCAGCGGATTCTCCTCATCGCCATCGTAGTCGGCGTGATCTCCGGAGTCGGCGCCCTTCTCTTCTTTGAGGGGCTCGAGATCGGGACACACTTCTTCATGGAGACGATCGTCGGGTTCAACCTCCCCGAGGAGGGGCAGAGCATCGCCGATATCTCCCTCTGGTCGCCCCCGGAAACGCCCTGGCTCATTCTGCCGGTGATCTGTTTCGGCGGCCTCCTCTCCGGCCTCCTGGTCTATACCTTCGCCCCTGAGGCCGAGGGGCACGGGACCGATGCGGCGATCAGGGCGTTTCACGGCGACGGGCGGATCCGGCGCCGCATACCCCTGCTCAAGGCGATCACGGCGATCATCACCATCTCCACCGGCGGAAGCGCGGGCAGGGAGGGGCCGACCGCCCAGATCTCGGCCGGCTTCGGATCGATCGTCGCCGACTATCTCGGGCTTTCCGAGAAGGAGCGGCGCATCGCGATCGCCACCGGCATCGGGGCCGGGATCGGCACGATCTTCAAGGCGCCCCTCGGCGGGGCGATCCTTGCGGCCGAGGTGCTCTACCGGCGCGATTTCGAGTCGGACGCGATCGTCCCGGGCTTTCTCGCCTCGGTGATCGGGTATGCGATCTTCGGGACCTTCGAAGGCTTCGATCCGATCTTTTCGCCGGTGGCGGTGTCGTGGACCATCCCCCAGCTCCCCTTCTTCCTCGTCCTCGGCGTGATCTGCGCCGGCTTCGGCATCCTCTATATCAGGACATTTTACGGGACGAAGAAGGTGTTTTCCGCATTTTTTGAGCGATACGGTATCCCGAACCATGTCAAGCCCCTCGCCGGCGCCTTCCTCACCGGCGCCGTTGCGGTCGGGCTCTGTTATTTCTCTCCGGAAACGGCGGTGATCGGGTTGGCCGGTCTCGGGACCGGCTACGGCTTTGTCCAGCTCGCCCTCTACTCGATGCTCCCGCTCTCTGTCCTCCTCGTCATCCCCTTCGTCAAGATCCTCACCACCTCCTTAACCATCGGTTCGGGCGGGAGCGGCGGCGTCTTCGCCCCGGGGATGATGATCGGCGCGGTGGCCGGCGGGGCGGTCGGCATGGCCTTCCACACGGTTCTCCCGGGCATGGTCCCGCTCGACCTGGTGCCGGGCTTCGTGGTCGTCGGGATGATCGCCCTCTTTGGCGCCATCTCCAATGCACCGATCGCCGTGCTGATCATGGTCGTCGAGATGACCGGGAACTTCTCCCTCTTCGTGCCGGCGATGGGAGCGGTGGCGGTGGCCTATGTGCTCGCCCGCGAGGAGACGATCTTTCTCGAGCAGGTGCAGAGCAAGGCAGAGTCGGGCGCTCACCGGGGCGAGTTCGAGGTGGACGTCCTGGAGGCGATCCGGGTGGGCGGGGTGATGGTCCCGGCCCCCTCGGTCATCTCCCTCTCCCCCGAAGACCCCTGCACAAAGGTCTTCTCCCTGATCTCGACCACGACCCACACCGGCTATCCGGTCCTCGAAGGGGACCGCCTCGTCGGGATCATCACGACGCGGGACGTGCGCGAGCTCCTGGCCGGCGGCGATCTCTCCAGGCCGGTCGGGGAGAGGATGACACGCTCCCCGCTGACGATCCACGAGGGGCGCACCCTCGAAGAAGCGTTGCGGGTGATGATCGAGCACGATATCCACCACCTCCCGGTCGTCGGGGACGGCGACCCCGACCGCCTGACCGGGTTTTTGACCAGGACAGACCTGATGCTGGCGCACACCCGCTTCATCGCCTCCTCGGGGAGAGGAAGGCAGAAATAA